One region of Chlamydia psittaci 6BC genomic DNA includes:
- the murG gene encoding undecaprenyldiphospho-muramoylpentapeptide beta-N-acetylglucosaminyltransferase, protein MKKINKIALAVGGSGGHIVPALATREAFCREGVDVLLLGKGLDNHPSLGEQQILYKEIPSGLPTFARPITAIRRACSLYAGYKKAKKELLIFDPDVVIGFGSYHSLPVLMAALKKKIPIFLHEQNVVPGKVNKLFSRFAKGVGVSFSPVIKQFACPAQEISLPKRAFSSFNPIVERLTSHSPTICVVGGSLGAKTLNDHVPPALVEVAKDYPNMYVHHVAGPKGDIVSIQHVYSRGGVSFCVKPFEHDMLSVLLSSDLVISRAGATIMDELLWAQSPSILIPYPGAYRHQEENAKFLVYTIGGGSMILEKQLSKAVLTKNILLALDPKTIKNRREALRAYYQNKSSKPFYQFICECL, encoded by the coding sequence ATGAAGAAAATCAACAAAATAGCTTTAGCTGTCGGAGGCTCGGGAGGACATATCGTCCCCGCTCTAGCAACAAGAGAAGCATTTTGTAGAGAAGGTGTAGATGTGCTTCTTTTGGGTAAGGGTTTAGATAACCACCCAAGCCTTGGAGAACAGCAGATACTGTATAAAGAAATTCCCTCAGGATTGCCGACATTTGCGCGACCTATCACTGCTATCCGGAGAGCATGTTCCCTATATGCAGGATATAAAAAGGCAAAAAAAGAACTCCTTATTTTTGATCCCGATGTTGTCATAGGTTTCGGTAGTTACCACTCTCTGCCGGTATTGATGGCAGCATTGAAAAAGAAAATCCCTATATTTTTACACGAGCAAAATGTTGTTCCAGGTAAGGTAAATAAGCTGTTTTCACGTTTTGCTAAGGGGGTGGGTGTATCTTTCTCACCTGTCATTAAGCAATTTGCATGTCCAGCTCAAGAGATTTCATTACCAAAAAGAGCGTTTTCCTCTTTTAATCCTATTGTAGAACGCCTAACTTCCCATTCTCCAACGATTTGTGTTGTAGGAGGATCTCTAGGAGCAAAGACATTAAATGATCATGTCCCACCGGCACTTGTTGAGGTTGCCAAGGATTACCCAAATATGTATGTTCATCATGTCGCAGGACCGAAAGGTGATATAGTTTCCATACAGCATGTCTATAGTCGTGGTGGCGTGTCCTTTTGTGTAAAACCCTTTGAGCATGACATGCTGAGTGTCTTACTTTCATCAGATCTTGTAATTAGTCGGGCTGGAGCTACGATTATGGATGAATTGTTGTGGGCACAAAGTCCTTCTATACTTATCCCATATCCGGGAGCTTATCGACATCAGGAGGAAAATGCAAAATTCCTTGTCTATACGATAGGAGGAGGATCGATGATCCTCGAAAAACAGCTTTCTAAAGCAGTTTTAACTAAAAATATTTTGCTTGCTCTTGATCCTAAAACTATTAAAAATAGGCGAGAAGCTTTGCGGGCTTATTATCAAAACAAATCTTCTAAGCCTTTTTAT
- the ftsW gene encoding putative lipid II flippase FtsW, with amino-acid sequence MKWFIVSCLLGIFSLGLVMVFDTSSAEILDRSLPCSTHKALIRQITYLGLGLGLSTLVYITGWKDFLKMSPTLLFIAGCALVAVLIPGVGVCRNGAKRWLGIGQLTLQPSEFVKYLVPCVAIEYLVFRPQYRENFKLFLKLTTTLFLPIVLIAIEPDNGSAAVIAFSLIPVFIMTAVRLRYWLLPLLCILVVGGVLAYRMPYVRHRLNVYLHPELDIKGRGHQPYQAKIAAGSGGLFGKGPGASLQKLTYLPEAQNDYIAAIYAEEFGFLGMLLLILLYMYFVYGGYVIAIRASSLEGASLAIAVTVIIGMQAFMNLGVVSVLLPSKGVNLPFFSQGGSSLIANMCGVTLLLRVCDEENQQNSFSCRRLGRTYRPRSSNKRSIL; translated from the coding sequence ATGAAATGGTTTATAGTTTCTTGTTTGTTAGGGATTTTTTCCCTAGGTCTAGTCATGGTTTTTGACACTTCTTCTGCAGAAATTCTCGATCGTTCGCTTCCTTGTAGTACCCATAAGGCTTTAATCCGCCAGATTACCTACTTAGGATTGGGATTAGGTCTTTCTACTTTAGTTTATATAACAGGTTGGAAAGATTTTCTAAAAATGAGCCCCACATTATTGTTCATAGCAGGATGCGCACTTGTAGCTGTTTTGATTCCTGGTGTCGGGGTGTGTAGGAATGGAGCAAAGCGATGGTTAGGTATAGGACAACTGACTTTGCAGCCCTCAGAGTTTGTAAAATATCTTGTTCCCTGCGTAGCTATCGAATATCTGGTATTTCGCCCTCAGTATCGAGAAAATTTCAAACTATTTCTTAAGCTCACTACTACACTGTTTCTTCCTATTGTACTTATTGCTATAGAGCCTGACAACGGTTCCGCAGCTGTAATAGCTTTTTCTTTGATCCCTGTATTTATTATGACAGCTGTGCGTTTGCGTTATTGGTTACTTCCGTTGTTATGTATTCTTGTTGTGGGCGGCGTTCTTGCTTATAGAATGCCTTATGTGCGACATCGTTTAAATGTTTATCTGCATCCAGAATTAGACATTAAAGGTCGAGGACATCAGCCATATCAAGCAAAAATCGCCGCAGGGTCAGGGGGATTATTTGGTAAAGGCCCAGGAGCTAGCCTGCAAAAGCTTACCTATCTTCCAGAAGCACAAAATGACTATATCGCTGCAATATATGCAGAAGAATTTGGCTTCTTAGGTATGCTACTTTTGATTTTGTTGTATATGTATTTTGTTTACGGTGGTTACGTAATTGCTATCCGAGCCTCTTCTTTAGAAGGAGCTTCTTTGGCTATAGCCGTAACGGTAATTATTGGAATGCAAGCTTTTATGAATTTAGGCGTTGTGTCAGTATTATTACCGAGTAAAGGAGTAAATCTCCCTTTTTTTAGTCAGGGAGGATCCTCTCTGATTGCGAATATGTGTGGTGTTACATTGCTATTAAGGGTGTGCGATGAAGAAAATCAACAAAATAGCTTTAGCTGTCGGAGGCTCGGGAGGACATATCGTCCCCGCTCTAGCAACAAGAGAAGCATTTTGTAG
- a CDS encoding lytic transglycosylase — protein sequence MNRRDTIIIATLVNAVLVLVLFTTAKHADKKNADVLCPPLPAKLVEFAPPPVEKVQEKVEKIEKPVVETVPQRVSKEEFAVQFAENKPVVVKAPPTPSVPQTTSPVPVASPTPIEPSTQVAKETPKKEAYATVVVKKGDFLERIAKANHTTVAVLMQINDLSSTQLKIGQVLKVPVYDKQETTKNPQVKVASAEDFYTVQEGDSPWTIALRNRIRLEDLLKMNDLDEQKARKLRPGDQLRIR from the coding sequence ATGAACCGTAGAGATACGATTATAATCGCGACTTTAGTGAATGCTGTTTTGGTGCTAGTACTCTTTACTACAGCAAAGCATGCAGATAAAAAGAATGCAGATGTATTATGCCCTCCCTTACCTGCGAAACTTGTTGAATTTGCCCCTCCTCCTGTAGAAAAAGTACAGGAAAAAGTTGAGAAGATCGAAAAACCTGTCGTAGAAACGGTTCCACAGCGCGTTTCTAAAGAAGAATTCGCTGTGCAATTTGCAGAAAATAAGCCTGTGGTTGTCAAGGCTCCTCCAACACCTAGTGTTCCTCAAACAACTTCTCCTGTGCCAGTTGCAAGTCCTACACCTATAGAACCCAGCACCCAAGTTGCTAAAGAAACCCCTAAGAAGGAAGCCTACGCAACGGTTGTTGTCAAGAAGGGAGACTTCTTAGAACGTATTGCTAAGGCAAATCATACAACTGTGGCTGTGCTTATGCAGATCAATGATCTCTCTTCCACGCAATTGAAGATAGGGCAAGTATTGAAAGTCCCTGTATACGATAAACAAGAAACAACTAAGAATCCTCAAGTGAAAGTAGCGAGTGCTGAGGATTTTTATACTGTTCAAGAAGGAGATAGCCCTTGGACTATAGCGCTACGTAATCGGATTCGTCTTGAAGATCTATTAAAAATGAATGATCTTGACGAACAAAAAGCTCGTAAACTAAGACCTGGGGATCAGTTGCGTATACGGTAA
- the murD gene encoding UDP-N-acetylmuramoyl-L-alanine--D-glutamate ligase, with amino-acid sequence MNKRRVLVLGSGVTGKSAAEFLRNRGDYVIGIDGSSEALNSCQFFCERYLDSAGEFPEDIDLCVRSPGIKTSHPVIVEAKHRGIPVVTDIQLAFQDPEFHRYPSIGVTGSAGKTTTVLFLVHLLRSVGISACAMGNIGFPILQAMYQKGIRVVEMSSFQLAEQEIEIPVLSAATILNISENHLDYHYTLQAYSEAKSNIVKCLQSPESLWVGDGVSFGKSYLDSTREINLVLDKGSALKPLYLHDRNNYCAGYALANEVTKIPLEAFLEAVLTFDKPPHRIEYLGEKDGVRYINDSKATTMSSVEKALIAVKENIIVILGGRNKGSNFASLIPTLTQTVKHIVAMGECRKEIAQALSSSNLPLTQARDLQEAVNVAQSIAQPGDVILLSPGCASFDQFRSFEERGDCFKQLVGEMEALKI; translated from the coding sequence GTGAATAAGCGACGTGTCTTAGTCTTAGGATCAGGTGTTACAGGGAAATCTGCAGCAGAGTTTCTCCGTAATCGAGGAGATTACGTTATTGGTATCGATGGATCTTCAGAGGCCCTAAATTCTTGCCAGTTCTTTTGTGAGCGTTATTTAGATAGCGCCGGAGAATTCCCTGAAGATATAGACCTATGTGTACGTTCCCCAGGGATCAAAACTTCACACCCTGTTATCGTAGAAGCCAAACATAGAGGGATTCCTGTTGTTACTGACATACAGTTAGCGTTTCAAGATCCTGAATTTCATCGTTATCCTTCCATTGGAGTTACAGGGTCCGCAGGGAAAACCACAACCGTGTTGTTTTTAGTCCATCTCCTACGTTCTGTTGGGATATCTGCTTGTGCTATGGGGAATATTGGTTTTCCGATACTTCAAGCCATGTACCAGAAAGGTATCCGCGTTGTGGAAATGAGCTCGTTTCAATTGGCAGAACAAGAAATAGAGATCCCTGTGCTTTCCGCAGCTACTATTTTAAATATTTCAGAAAACCATTTGGATTATCATTACACCCTACAAGCCTATAGCGAAGCAAAAAGTAATATTGTGAAATGTTTGCAATCTCCTGAATCTTTATGGGTTGGTGATGGCGTTTCCTTTGGGAAATCCTATCTAGACTCTACTAGGGAAATCAATTTAGTTTTAGATAAAGGGAGTGCATTAAAACCATTATACTTGCATGATAGGAATAATTATTGCGCAGGCTACGCTTTAGCTAATGAAGTGACCAAAATTCCTTTGGAGGCGTTTTTAGAGGCTGTTCTTACGTTTGATAAACCTCCCCATAGGATAGAATATCTGGGAGAAAAAGATGGCGTGCGCTATATCAACGATAGTAAGGCTACAACTATGAGCTCAGTAGAAAAGGCTCTAATAGCTGTAAAAGAAAACATTATTGTTATTTTGGGAGGAAGAAACAAAGGGAGTAACTTTGCTTCTTTGATTCCAACCCTTACTCAAACTGTAAAACATATTGTGGCTATGGGAGAGTGTCGGAAAGAGATTGCCCAAGCTTTATCTAGTAGTAATCTTCCTTTAACGCAAGCTCGAGATCTACAAGAAGCAGTCAATGTAGCCCAGAGTATAGCACAGCCTGGTGACGTAATTTTATTATCTCCTGGATGTGCAAGTTTTGATCAGTTTCGGAGCTTCGAGGAAAGAGGAGATTGCTTTAAGCAATTAGTAGGTGAGATGGAGGCATTAAAGATATGA
- the mraY gene encoding phospho-N-acetylmuramoyl-pentapeptide-transferase, with protein MNSGFYLHESLIFFLFTVCALAFILGIFLGKPVIRWLKKRNHYDQVHKEYCEKLEVLHQDKKHTPTAGGILFFLVLLFTIFFWLPLGKLSTWLFVFLIISWTSLGWYDDIVKKRKKKGHGISAKQKFVLQLVISAVITTAVMFIYKGTSLFYTLRVPFFGSISFGNSVLAQFFYFVLAVLAIVGTGNAVNLTDGLDGLATGTTCMCAFGLLVVALTSTTLPLATDVSILLSALLGVSLAFLKYNCSPAQVFMGDTGSLLIGGMLGSCAVMLRAELLLILLGGVFVAEAGSVILQIASCRLRKTRIFLCSPLHHHYEYKGISETQVVKRFWMAGFFFMVLGIIAALWR; from the coding sequence ATGAATTCTGGATTTTATCTTCATGAATCTTTGATTTTTTTTCTGTTCACAGTATGTGCTCTCGCATTTATTCTCGGGATCTTCTTAGGCAAGCCCGTGATACGCTGGCTGAAGAAACGCAATCATTATGATCAAGTACACAAAGAATACTGTGAAAAATTAGAAGTTCTTCATCAGGATAAAAAACATACGCCTACAGCTGGAGGCATTCTTTTTTTTCTCGTATTGTTATTCACGATTTTTTTTTGGCTGCCCTTAGGGAAACTCTCAACATGGTTATTTGTGTTTTTGATAATCAGTTGGACCAGTCTAGGGTGGTACGATGATATAGTGAAAAAAAGAAAAAAGAAAGGCCATGGTATCTCAGCAAAACAGAAGTTTGTTTTGCAGTTGGTGATATCCGCAGTGATCACTACAGCAGTGATGTTTATATATAAAGGTACTTCTCTATTTTACACTTTACGAGTTCCTTTTTTCGGGTCTATTTCTTTCGGGAATTCTGTTTTAGCGCAGTTTTTTTATTTTGTTCTAGCCGTATTGGCTATCGTAGGAACGGGTAATGCAGTAAATCTTACTGACGGTCTTGACGGTTTGGCAACAGGAACCACGTGTATGTGTGCGTTTGGTTTGCTGGTTGTTGCCCTTACAAGCACTACACTACCTCTCGCAACTGATGTCTCTATACTATTATCTGCATTGCTAGGAGTCAGTCTGGCGTTTCTAAAATACAATTGTTCTCCGGCACAGGTGTTCATGGGAGACACAGGATCCTTATTGATAGGAGGCATGTTGGGCAGCTGTGCTGTTATGCTGCGTGCAGAATTACTGTTGATTTTACTGGGAGGGGTTTTTGTTGCAGAAGCAGGGTCTGTAATTTTACAAATTGCTAGTTGCCGGTTAAGGAAAACGCGTATTTTCCTATGCTCCCCATTACATCATCACTACGAGTATAAAGGTATCTCAGAAACTCAAGTGGTTAAGCGTTTTTGGATGGCAGGATTTTTCTTTATGGTTTTAGGGATCATCGCAGCATTATGGAGATAA
- a CDS encoding UDP-N-acetylmuramoyl-tripeptide--D-alanyl-D-alanine ligase yields MRSILLEDWVTLMLSNVKYPRSGKKISGVAIDSRQVRPGDLFFALSGQCTDGHRFLKQAAQSGAVAAVVSKDYQGDSFGLELIVVNDTTEALKEAGESQSHLFQGTIVGITGSIGKTTTKAFAKTFLSSVYRVYASPKSYNSQLTVPLSLLMADGDEDFVILEMGVSEPKNMQDLLSIVEPEVAVITNIADQHVMNFPDQGVQGIAEEKSHILRNSRVQLLPKDSPWYSYFMKQSVSAEKFSFAFYDETADFYYKAIRKDSVVISTPEGDIDFAVAFPYKPAYSNLLISLSLAWLLDVPVDRIIHSCCDLQLPPMRFEQSVRNGIQIINDAYNACPEAMIAALDAIPNPSEGGKVILILGHMAELGNHSEEGHTVVANKALSKASIIFFIGEKWLPIRHLLKHDTCEVSFYPSAQGIEEILKKVVQQGDIVLLKGSRSLALESLLSCF; encoded by the coding sequence ATGCGATCTATCTTATTAGAAGATTGGGTAACCTTAATGTTATCCAATGTAAAATACCCAAGGTCTGGGAAAAAGATTTCTGGGGTTGCCATTGATAGTCGACAGGTGCGACCTGGAGATTTATTTTTCGCTCTTTCTGGACAATGCACGGATGGTCATCGTTTCCTCAAACAAGCAGCGCAATCTGGAGCCGTAGCCGCCGTCGTTTCTAAAGATTACCAAGGAGATTCCTTTGGTTTAGAATTAATAGTTGTGAATGACACTACAGAAGCTTTAAAAGAAGCTGGAGAAAGTCAAAGTCACCTATTTCAAGGAACAATTGTAGGGATTACCGGTTCCATAGGGAAAACAACGACTAAAGCCTTCGCGAAAACTTTTCTTTCTTCCGTGTACCGGGTGTATGCTAGCCCTAAAAGCTATAATTCCCAACTTACCGTTCCTTTAAGTTTGCTCATGGCAGATGGAGACGAAGATTTTGTCATTTTAGAAATGGGAGTTTCTGAACCAAAGAACATGCAGGATTTACTCTCTATAGTAGAACCTGAGGTTGCTGTAATTACTAATATAGCAGATCAACATGTTATGAATTTCCCAGATCAGGGTGTGCAAGGCATTGCAGAAGAAAAAAGCCATATTTTACGCAATAGTCGTGTGCAACTTCTTCCTAAAGACTCTCCTTGGTATTCTTACTTCATGAAACAGTCTGTCTCTGCTGAGAAGTTTTCTTTTGCTTTTTATGATGAGACCGCTGATTTTTATTACAAGGCTATTCGTAAGGATAGCGTAGTCATCAGTACTCCTGAAGGGGATATAGATTTCGCTGTAGCCTTCCCATACAAGCCAGCTTACAGTAATTTGTTAATTTCTCTGTCTTTAGCATGGCTTCTTGATGTCCCTGTCGATAGAATTATTCATTCCTGTTGTGATTTACAGCTGCCTCCTATGCGTTTTGAGCAAAGTGTTCGTAATGGTATTCAAATAATCAATGATGCATACAATGCTTGTCCAGAGGCAATGATTGCTGCTTTGGATGCAATTCCTAATCCTTCAGAAGGAGGGAAAGTCATACTTATCTTAGGCCATATGGCAGAATTAGGAAATCATTCTGAGGAAGGCCATACCGTGGTTGCGAATAAAGCTTTATCTAAAGCAAGTATTATTTTCTTTATTGGAGAAAAGTGGTTGCCTATTCGGCATCTATTAAAACACGACACTTGTGAAGTTTCTTTCTACCCATCTGCTCAGGGCATAGAAGAGATTTTAAAGAAAGTCGTCCAGCAAGGGGATATTGTCTTGCTAAAAGGATCACGATCTTTAGCTTTAGAATCTCTATTGAGCTGTTTTTAA
- the groEL3 gene encoding variant chaperonin GroEL3: MLDKENSLYDTDKKLFHGIDKVFHSIKDHYGPLLSSHSFFENQGYRVLSRITLADPYENIGVDFAKAMAKQIHKKYLDGITTSIILLYALLKESYIFLDQGLSLYKLCCALRKMKEKLLTSLKKHAWPLKDGNKAKGIVFSALPDLTIASEMAEAFASVGSDGFILLSQLEMSHIQITQGLKIPCGYSSPHFISQSTQRTILLSQPRVFVTDKKITTVLCFLPLLQELRENGEHLLIFCNGIDPDVLSTFTVNKLEDLLEIVVVDLSRYPDLDPTLSEDITLFTGTNVFSQDFSPTTRLPERVSLGSCASIEISEEETIIIRGHSVSEVLALKIHQIEEEIRTSSCQERKTLLIKRKHRLQNAVAVVPVREENKLFYSLALATLTAAVDKGYIPGGGAGLFYASLNLCGEEELSEEEQAAIEILQMCCRAPLEQLIRNMKLESQVVLDKLLSLSTPSLGMNVISQQIEDLIASGILDPLSKIEDIFSLALETGLKILSSKVIITHANK; this comes from the coding sequence ATGTTAGACAAGGAAAACTCCCTGTACGATACAGATAAAAAACTTTTCCACGGTATAGATAAAGTCTTTCATTCTATCAAGGATCATTATGGTCCTCTACTTTCATCGCACTCTTTCTTTGAGAATCAAGGCTATCGTGTCCTATCTCGCATAACTCTCGCGGATCCCTATGAAAACATTGGTGTAGATTTTGCCAAAGCGATGGCTAAGCAAATCCATAAAAAATATCTTGATGGCATAACGACAAGTATCATTTTGCTCTATGCTCTTCTCAAGGAAAGCTACATTTTTTTAGATCAAGGCTTATCGCTTTACAAACTATGCTGTGCCTTAAGAAAAATGAAGGAAAAGCTTTTAACATCTTTGAAAAAGCACGCTTGGCCTTTAAAAGATGGGAATAAAGCCAAAGGCATTGTTTTCTCTGCCCTTCCAGATTTAACGATTGCTTCAGAAATGGCTGAGGCTTTTGCATCTGTAGGTTCTGATGGGTTTATATTATTATCCCAACTGGAGATGTCTCATATTCAGATCACACAAGGATTAAAAATCCCTTGTGGCTATAGTTCTCCTCACTTCATTTCTCAATCTACCCAGAGGACAATCCTACTTTCACAACCTCGTGTTTTCGTCACTGACAAAAAAATTACTACTGTCCTCTGTTTCCTTCCTCTATTACAAGAGTTACGTGAAAACGGAGAACATCTACTGATTTTTTGTAACGGCATAGATCCGGATGTTCTTTCTACATTCACTGTGAATAAACTTGAAGATCTCCTAGAAATTGTTGTTGTTGATTTGAGTAGATACCCTGATCTTGATCCCACCTTATCTGAGGATATCACCTTATTCACAGGAACAAATGTGTTCTCTCAAGATTTTTCTCCAACAACACGGTTGCCCGAGCGTGTATCTTTAGGATCATGTGCTTCTATAGAAATTTCTGAAGAAGAAACAATAATCATTCGTGGGCATAGCGTTTCTGAAGTTTTAGCATTAAAAATACACCAAATCGAAGAAGAAATTCGCACGAGCTCCTGTCAGGAGAGAAAAACTCTGTTAATCAAGAGAAAGCACCGCTTACAAAATGCCGTTGCTGTAGTCCCTGTACGCGAAGAAAATAAACTTTTCTATTCTTTAGCCCTTGCCACATTAACTGCTGCCGTAGACAAAGGCTACATTCCTGGGGGAGGTGCTGGTCTATTTTATGCTTCTTTAAATCTGTGTGGTGAGGAAGAACTCTCAGAAGAAGAACAAGCGGCCATTGAGATTCTACAGATGTGTTGTCGCGCTCCTTTAGAACAACTCATCAGGAATATGAAACTAGAAAGCCAGGTCGTTCTAGATAAACTGTTATCTCTATCAACACCTAGTTTAGGGATGAATGTCATTTCTCAACAAATAGAAGATCTTATTGCTTCAGGCATTCTAGATCCTCTATCCAAAATAGAGGATATTTTCTCCTTAGCCTTGGAAACAGGATTGAAAATACTGTCCTCAAAAGTCATCATTACCCATGCTAACAAGTAA
- a CDS encoding metallophosphoesterase family protein, which produces MYNKPSQAHRIIHISDVHFCVFPRNPLTCFNKRFKGVLRQVFGGVTFQSSTIAKRFPDLAVKLQADSICITGDFSLTALDKEFLLAQDFVHTLAQNASVYVLPGNHDVYTQQALDQKTFYNYFPNIQLQNEQISFNKLMDHWWLVLLDCSCLNGWFSANGMIKSSQISILENFILSLPPQENIIIANHYPLLPTKDPSHDLINHLLLQHVLKKYPNVRLYLHGHNHQAAVYNFKDHAPNMILNSGSVSLPSNARFHIIDLYPQGYHVYTAAITNLLNTQEPLEISIEANLESW; this is translated from the coding sequence ATGTATAATAAACCTTCACAAGCTCATCGTATTATTCATATCTCTGATGTGCACTTTTGTGTTTTCCCTAGAAATCCCTTAACCTGTTTCAATAAGAGATTTAAAGGAGTATTACGCCAAGTATTTGGCGGTGTAACTTTTCAGTCTTCAACGATAGCAAAACGTTTTCCTGATTTAGCTGTAAAACTGCAAGCCGATAGTATTTGTATTACTGGCGACTTTTCTCTTACAGCTTTAGATAAAGAATTTCTACTAGCTCAAGACTTTGTGCATACCCTAGCACAAAATGCCTCTGTATATGTACTTCCTGGGAACCATGACGTTTATACACAACAAGCATTAGATCAGAAGACTTTCTATAACTACTTCCCTAATATACAATTACAAAACGAACAAATTTCCTTTAACAAACTCATGGATCATTGGTGGTTAGTCTTACTGGATTGTTCGTGTTTAAACGGATGGTTTTCTGCAAATGGCATGATAAAATCATCACAAATTTCTATTTTAGAGAACTTTATTCTCAGTCTTCCTCCGCAAGAAAACATTATCATTGCCAATCACTATCCTCTCTTACCTACAAAAGACCCTTCTCATGATTTAATTAATCATCTGCTTTTACAACATGTTTTGAAAAAGTATCCTAATGTGCGTTTATACCTTCATGGCCATAATCACCAGGCTGCGGTCTACAACTTCAAAGATCACGCACCAAACATGATTTTAAACAGTGGCTCTGTCTCGTTACCTTCTAATGCCCGTTTTCACATTATAGACCTATATCCTCAAGGATACCACGTATATACTGCAGCGATAACAAATCTCTTAAATACACAAGAGCCTCTAGAAATCTCTATAGAAGCCAATTTAGAGTCTTGGTAA
- the efp gene encoding elongation factor P, with the protein MVRVSTSEFRVGLRIEIDGQPYLILQNDFVKPGKGQAFNRIKVKNFLTGRVIEKTFKSGESVETADVREQQMRFLYSDQEGATFMDDETFEQEVIFWDKIENIRQWLLEDTIYTLVLYNGNVIAVEPPIFMELTIAETAPGVRGDTASGRVLKPAVTNTGAKIMVPIFIEEGEVVKVDTRTGSYESRVSK; encoded by the coding sequence ATGGTTCGTGTAAGCACTAGTGAATTTCGTGTAGGATTAAGAATAGAAATAGATGGTCAACCCTATTTGATTTTGCAAAATGACTTTGTAAAACCAGGAAAAGGCCAAGCCTTTAATAGGATTAAGGTAAAAAATTTTCTTACAGGAAGAGTCATTGAAAAGACGTTTAAATCTGGAGAATCGGTAGAAACTGCAGATGTGCGAGAACAACAGATGCGTTTCCTTTATTCAGATCAGGAAGGTGCTACCTTCATGGATGATGAAACATTCGAGCAAGAAGTCATCTTCTGGGATAAAATAGAAAATATTCGTCAGTGGTTATTAGAAGACACTATCTATACATTAGTTTTATACAATGGTAATGTTATTGCGGTAGAACCTCCAATTTTTATGGAACTTACTATCGCTGAAACGGCACCAGGTGTACGTGGAGATACAGCTTCGGGAAGAGTATTAAAACCTGCAGTAACAAATACTGGAGCAAAAATTATGGTTCCCATTTTCATAGAAGAAGGTGAAGTTGTTAAAGTAGACACACGTACAGGAAGTTATGAATCGCGTGTTTCCAAGTAA
- a CDS encoding AMP nucleosidase, producing the protein MFKHKETKTDEAKIAQDTLERYSGSSIEEFCPYLLLTNFAHYTHVFAEAYQVPISKGSMFSAAHAPQVNASILDFKLGSPGAALTVDLCSFLPNLKAAVMLGMCGGLRSHYQVGDYFVPIASIRGEGTSDVYFPPEVPALANFIVQKTITEILEEKKASYHIGITHTTNIRFWEFNKEFRKKLYENKAQTIEMECATLFSAGYRRNLPVGGLLIISDLPLRREGIKTKESGNHVLKTYTEDHITTGIDVISRLDTVLQNRPIKTNKGLPHMELGEADDTMPKDSGISDSDY; encoded by the coding sequence ATGTTTAAGCACAAAGAAACGAAAACTGATGAAGCCAAAATAGCCCAGGATACACTAGAACGTTATTCTGGATCGTCTATTGAAGAATTTTGTCCCTACCTACTTTTAACAAACTTTGCACACTATACCCACGTATTTGCAGAAGCTTATCAGGTACCTATTTCAAAAGGATCTATGTTTTCTGCAGCACACGCTCCCCAAGTTAATGCGTCCATTTTGGATTTTAAATTAGGATCCCCTGGAGCAGCTTTAACTGTAGATTTATGTTCTTTCCTCCCTAACTTAAAAGCTGCTGTTATGCTTGGTATGTGTGGCGGTTTACGCTCGCATTATCAGGTTGGGGATTACTTTGTCCCGATAGCAAGTATTCGAGGAGAAGGAACCTCTGATGTCTATTTCCCTCCTGAAGTCCCTGCTTTAGCAAATTTCATAGTACAAAAAACTATCACAGAAATATTAGAAGAGAAGAAAGCGAGCTACCATATTGGAATTACTCACACCACAAATATCCGTTTTTGGGAGTTCAATAAAGAGTTCCGAAAGAAACTCTATGAAAATAAAGCACAAACTATAGAAATGGAATGTGCCACCCTCTTTTCTGCAGGTTATAGAAGAAACCTTCCCGTAGGAGGTTTATTGATCATCTCTGACTTACCTCTGAGAAGGGAAGGGATAAAAACTAAGGAAAGTGGAAATCATGTGTTGAAGACATATACAGAAGATCACATCACTACAGGCATTGATGTCATTTCAAGATTAGACACAGTATTGCAAAACCGCCCTATCAAAACCAATAAAGGTTTGCCACATATGGAACTTGGGGAGGCTGACGATACCATGCCTAAAGATTCTGGCATCTCAGATAGCGATTATTGA